A genome region from Desulfobacterales bacterium includes the following:
- a CDS encoding ISAzo13 family transposase, which yields DCGGSNGYRTRLWKHQLKVSLADRFKLCVKVCHYPPGASKWNPIEHRMFAFISNNWGAHPLTDYETVLKFIRTTKTSAGLKIRAALHTKQYQKGIRICDDQMKEVNLKHYTQRPNWNYSIAPVKM from the coding sequence CGACTGCGGGGGAAGCAACGGTTATCGTACTCGTCTTTGGAAGCACCAACTTAAAGTTTCGTTGGCCGATCGCTTCAAGCTTTGTGTCAAGGTGTGCCATTATCCTCCAGGGGCATCAAAATGGAATCCGATCGAGCACCGTATGTTTGCTTTTATCAGCAATAACTGGGGGGCCCATCCATTAACCGACTATGAAACAGTCCTGAAATTTATACGTACAACCAAAACCTCAGCCGGTCTTAAAATCCGTGCCGCCCTTCATACGAAACAATATCAAAAGGGTATCCGCATTTGCGATGACCAGATGAAAGAAGTTAACTTAAAGCATTACACACAACGGCCTAACTGGAACTACTCAATTGCTCCAGTGAAAATGTGA